In a genomic window of Gadus chalcogrammus isolate NIFS_2021 chromosome 17, NIFS_Gcha_1.0, whole genome shotgun sequence:
- the zcchc4 gene encoding rRNA N6-adenosine-methyltransferase ZCCHC4: protein MVDEDKTDESFGIEVILPDDGKKGPPCPHGPTLLFEKVGGGSKAGRRFYACSACRDRKECNFFQWEDDKVTEARSLAREVENRSKAPPFSQQQYRVRFRKIAAQDDKLFCKDCQLLLLTEEHLAHGAHKIIRVNVSQLRRPTALLRPLENKKSNAQYLFTDRSSHFLLDAVAALGYRKVLCVGTPRLQELIKMRNLEGGHEVMESLLLDIDFRYAQFYSKDEFCLYNMFNHHFFDGEASNQVLEAFLTEAEGQKVVMVADPPFGGLVKPLASSFSQITQTWKRMQSPDGASADLSMIWTFPYFFEPRILECLPSLVMLDYQVDYDNHPMYKQGKSGRKGTPVRLFTNIPPRDVVLPKDDGYKLCSKCDRYVCALNKHCAKCNVCPSKDGREWKHCSACEKCVKPSWRHCQTCGRCALPDHPCTTESGVAAGCFNCGSLEHKRRGCPEKDGRRFKMSGGKPGKKNKNNGNKKKKPGQQVGLKHKASHRSGAARRTRKAAPPKRK, encoded by the exons ATGGTCGATGAGGACAAAACCGATGAAAGCTTCGGAATAGAAGTCATCCTCCCAGACGACGGGAAGAAAGGCCCACCATGTCCGCACG GTCCCACCTTGCTCTTCGAGAAGGTGGGTGGTGGGAGCAAGGCAGGCAGACGGTTCTATGCCTGCTCGGCTTGCAGAGATCGGAAAGAATGCAACTTCTTCCAATGGGAAGATGATAAG GTTACCGAGGCCAGAAGCTTggcaagagaggtagagaatcGGTCCAAAGCCCCCCCTTTCAGCCAGCAGCAGTACCGTGTCAG GTTCAGGAAGATCGCTGCGCAGGACGACAAGCTCTTCTGCAAGGActgccagctgctgctgctcacggAGGAGCACCTGGCCCACGGCGCCCACAAGATCATCCGGGTCAACGTGTCCCAGCTGCGGCGGCCCACCGCCCTGCTGCGGCCCCTGGAGAACAAGAAGAGCAACGCCCAGTACCTGTTCACCGACCGCAGCTCCCACTTCCTGCTGGACGCCGTCGCCGCGCTGGGCTACAGGAAGGTGCTGTGTGTCGGAACGCCAAG ACTCCAGGAGCTGATCAAGATGCGTAACCTGGAGGGGGGTCATGAGGTCATGGAGAGCCTCCTGTTAGACATCGACTTCAG ATACGCCCAGTTCTACAGCAAGGATGAGTTCTGCCTCTACAACATGTTCAACCACCACTTCTTCGACGGCGAG GCGTCCAATCAGGTGCTGGAGGCGTTCCTCACAgaggcagaggggcagaaggtggtgatggtggccgACCCGCCGTTCGGGGGACTGGTGAAGCCACTGGCCAGCAGCTTCTCTCAGATCACCCAGACCTGGAAGAGAATGCAGAGCCCTG ACGGGGCCAGTGCGGACCTGTCCATGATCTGGACCTTCCCTTACTTCTTCGAGCCCCGCATCCTGGAGTGCCTGCCCTCCCTGGTCATGCTAGACTACCAG GTGGACTACGACAACCACCCCATGTACAAGCAGGGCAAGTCGGGCCGGAAGGGGACCCCCGTACGGCTCTTCACCAACATCCCCCCCAGAGACGTGGTCCTGCCCAAGGACGACGGCTACAA gtTGTGCTCTAAATGCGACCGCTACGTGTGTGCCCTGAACAAGCACTGCGCCAAGTGCAACGTGTGTCCGTCCAAG GACGGCCGCGAGTGGAAGCACTGCTCGGCGTGCGAGAAATGCGTGAAGCCAT cgtggaGGCATTGCCAGACGTGCGGCCGCTGCGCCCTCCCGGACCACCCCTGCACCACAGAGTCGGGCGTGGCCGCCGGCTGCTTCAACTGCGGCAGCCTGGAGCACAAGCGCAGGGGCTGCCCCGAGAAGGACGGCCGCCGCTTCAAGAT GAGCGGGGGCAAGCCggggaagaagaacaagaacaacggcaacaagaagaagaagcccGGTCAGCAGGTTGGACTGAAGCACAAGGCCAGTCACCGCTCAGGGGCCGCACGACGCACCAGAAAGGCCGCGCCCCCCAAGAGGAAATGA